One Trichormus variabilis 0441 genomic window, CATCAACATCAATTTGCGGCAGTTTTACACTTCGCGGCTAGTCTGAGCGTACCAGAATCTGTTGCCCGTCCCCTGGACTACTACGCTAACAACACACGCAACACCCTCAATTTACTTCGCTGTTGTCACGAAACTGGTGTTAACCAAATTATCTTTTCCAGCACAGCCGCAGTTTATGGACAACCGGAAACTGCCGTTGTCACCGAATCTACACCAACTGAACCGATTAATCCCTATGGACGCTCAAAACTTTCTTGTGAATGGTTGATTCGTGACCACGCCAAGGCTTCTGATCTACGCTATGTCATTCTACGTTACTTTAATGTTGCTGGAGCCGAGCCTGGTGGGCGATTGGGACAGATGTCAAAAGACGCATCCCATTTAATTCGTGTCACTTGTGATGCTGCACTTAAACGCAGACTGGGAGTAAAAATTTTTGGTACAGATTTTCCCACACCAGACGGAACGGCAATTAGAGACTACATTCATGTAGAAGACCTCGCAACAGCACATTTA contains:
- the galE gene encoding UDP-glucose 4-epimerase GalE, whose amino-acid sequence is MNQKVLVTGGAGYIGSHVVRQLGEAGYDVVVYDNCSTGLPQAVLHGELIIGDLKNSECLSQVFHQHQFAAVLHFAASLSVPESVARPLDYYANNTRNTLNLLRCCHETGVNQIIFSSTAAVYGQPETAVVTESTPTEPINPYGRSKLSCEWLIRDHAKASDLRYVILRYFNVAGAEPGGRLGQMSKDASHLIRVTCDAALKRRLGVKIFGTDFPTPDGTAIRDYIHVEDLATAHLDALAYLEQGNASQILNCGYGQGYSVRQVIERVKAISGVDFPVIEAERRSGDPVCVTACSDKIRHVLGWQPKYDDMNQIIHSTLTWEISKQELFLNSLAGVA